In Rhizobium sp. N324, a single genomic region encodes these proteins:
- the dapB gene encoding 4-hydroxy-tetrahydrodipicolinate reductase, translating into MTSPIKIAVAGANGHMGRAILPLLAADPAFAVVGGIGRPGSIGKGLIDRSAAIAAADVILDFTTGRAAAELAGLCASAGGPALVIGATGFEPDELERIAEAARTIPILRSGNFSIGLNMLLGLVAQAARALPAQGWDIEILEAHHNRKIDAPSGTALMLGEAAAEGRGVSLASVERRGRDGITGERPPGEIGFAVLRAGGLVGEHSVLFAAAEEVVTLSHSALDRGMFARGALAAARWIAGRAPGEYGMRDVLGLG; encoded by the coding sequence GTGACATCACCAATCAAAATAGCGGTCGCCGGCGCGAACGGCCACATGGGTCGCGCCATCCTGCCGCTGCTGGCCGCCGATCCGGCTTTTGCGGTCGTCGGCGGGATCGGTCGTCCCGGTTCCATCGGTAAAGGGCTGATCGACCGTTCGGCCGCGATCGCGGCCGCCGACGTGATCCTGGATTTCACCACCGGACGTGCCGCCGCCGAACTTGCCGGCTTGTGCGCTTCGGCCGGCGGACCGGCCCTGGTGATCGGGGCGACGGGCTTCGAGCCGGATGAGCTGGAGCGGATCGCAGAGGCCGCCCGGACGATTCCGATCCTCCGCTCCGGCAATTTCTCCATCGGCCTCAACATGCTGCTCGGCTTGGTGGCCCAAGCCGCCCGCGCCCTTCCCGCGCAGGGCTGGGATATCGAAATTCTCGAAGCCCACCATAACAGGAAGATCGACGCACCATCCGGCACGGCGCTGATGCTCGGTGAAGCCGCCGCCGAGGGCCGCGGCGTTTCCCTGGCCTCCGTCGAGCGGCGCGGGCGCGACGGCATCACCGGCGAGCGTCCGCCCGGCGAAATCGGCTTCGCCGTCCTGCGCGCCGGTGGGCTGGTCGGAGAACACAGCGTGCTCTTTGCCGCCGCCGAGGAAGTCGTGACGCTTTCACATTCGGCTCTCGATCGCGGCATGTTTGCCCGCGGCGCCCTTGCCGCCGCCCGCTGGATCGCGGGACGCGCACCCGGCGAATACGGCATGCGGGATGTCCTGGGTCTAGGGTGA
- a CDS encoding ornithine cyclodeaminase family protein — protein MTKILRDEDLAGNALMGVAIDAPETAFLARAGNRLVSPPRHHVSFADRGDLVFTVGGILGDKPLAGFRVYETFEGAEHSQIVAVWSADDARLKGIILGERLGNLRTGAIGGLAVRYLSAPSARVVGILGSGAQARTQLAAAAAVRKLDRARVYSRDETNRAAFASEMQHALGLEVEPVGSVSEAVDDADIVICATTSRTPVIHARDLKPGVHVNTVGPKTLQGYELGFDVADAAAVIATDSPEQTRAYASPFFLAGSGNEARMADLADIIAGKAAGRGSSGETTLFCSVGLAGTEVVVASAILDRLGATA, from the coding sequence GTGACAAAAATTCTGAGGGACGAGGATCTGGCCGGCAACGCGTTAATGGGCGTGGCGATCGACGCGCCCGAGACCGCTTTTCTCGCGAGAGCCGGCAATCGGCTGGTTTCTCCGCCCCGACATCATGTGTCCTTTGCCGATCGAGGTGATCTCGTCTTCACAGTCGGCGGTATCCTTGGCGACAAACCGCTCGCGGGTTTCCGCGTGTACGAAACATTCGAAGGGGCGGAGCATTCGCAGATCGTCGCGGTATGGTCGGCCGACGACGCCAGGCTGAAGGGCATCATTCTCGGGGAACGCCTCGGCAACCTCAGGACCGGTGCTATCGGAGGCCTCGCCGTTCGCTATCTCAGCGCGCCCAGCGCCAGGGTCGTCGGCATCCTCGGCAGCGGAGCGCAAGCGCGAACCCAGCTTGCCGCGGCCGCCGCCGTTCGAAAGCTCGACCGCGCCCGCGTCTACAGCCGTGACGAGACAAATCGCGCCGCCTTCGCAAGCGAGATGCAGCACGCCCTGGGGCTGGAGGTGGAGCCTGTCGGCAGCGTGTCGGAAGCCGTCGATGACGCCGACATCGTCATCTGCGCGACGACGAGCCGAACGCCCGTCATCCATGCGCGTGATCTGAAGCCCGGCGTGCACGTCAACACCGTCGGCCCGAAAACGCTTCAGGGATACGAACTCGGCTTTGATGTCGCCGATGCCGCGGCGGTGATCGCGACGGATTCCCCCGAGCAGACCCGCGCTTACGCGTCCCCCTTTTTTCTCGCCGGCTCCGGCAACGAGGCTCGCATGGCCGACCTTGCCGACATCATTGCCGGGAAGGCGGCCGGGCGAGGATCGTCCGGGGAGACGACGCTGTTTTGCTCGGTCGGCCTCGCGGGAACCGAAGTCGTCGTCGCTTCGGCAATCCTCGATAGGCTGGGGGCGACGGCGTAG
- a CDS encoding GNAT family N-acetyltransferase, with protein sequence MDASGVTIRHIQAGEAEAFRRIRLEALRTEPSSFASRYEDWAVLSLAEWRSRLSEPVFIAFQDNEPVGIMGLLRQRSSKMAHRATIIMVYIAKSLRGTGLAGRLLDVVSDHARHIGIRQLELFVSAENPAAIRFYQRQGFSEVGRIPAGVLEEGREIDDVIMARRLVD encoded by the coding sequence ATGGATGCAAGCGGCGTGACGATCAGGCACATCCAGGCCGGCGAGGCGGAGGCTTTCCGGCGCATCCGTTTGGAAGCGCTTCGCACAGAACCTTCCTCCTTTGCTAGCCGCTACGAAGACTGGGCGGTTCTTTCCCTCGCGGAGTGGCGCAGCCGCCTGAGCGAGCCGGTTTTCATTGCGTTTCAGGATAATGAGCCTGTCGGCATAATGGGCCTGTTGCGGCAGCGGTCGAGCAAGATGGCCCATCGCGCGACGATCATCATGGTCTATATCGCAAAGAGCCTGCGCGGCACCGGTCTTGCCGGGAGGCTGCTCGACGTCGTCTCCGATCATGCGCGCCATATCGGCATCCGGCAGTTGGAACTCTTCGTCAGCGCGGAGAACCCGGCGGCCATCCGGTTTTATCAACGGCAGGGTTTCTCCGAGGTCGGCAGGATTCCTGCCGGGGTTCTGGAAGAGGGCAGGGAGATCGACGACGTTATCATGGCCCGCCGATTGGTCGATTAG
- a CDS encoding pyridoxal phosphate-dependent decarboxylase family protein yields the protein MSAISSLFQEAARLAAGFRQAVPSRHTPAHNYATSLASFDEQLPAAGSDMLDVIRQLANDAEPGLHATTGPRFFGWVIGGSHPVGVAADFLTSAWGQNAGNHTAAPAAAAVETVAARWLLDLLKLPAECSVGFVTGATVANFTCLAAARGEVLHQAGWDADANGLFGAPEITVLIGDDAHTTVFSALQFLGLGHDRVLRVRTDPVGRIDPAALADALERVSGPAIAILQAGQINTGAFDNFAAIIPLLKAKRAWVHIDGAFGLWAQASVKTSHLSRGIEAADSWATDGHKWLQTPYDCGYAIVRNEIAHRRAMTIAASYLPLAGEGERDPSHYVPELSRRARGFATWAMLKHLGRDGVAALIDQCCASARLAADLLAREPGIAILNEVTLNQLVIRFGASRPDEEGDALTRKTIERIQADGLIFAGGAKWHGRDVLRLSVTNFQTTSDQAELAVESIIAAFRSVDRG from the coding sequence ATGTCGGCAATTTCATCTCTGTTTCAGGAAGCCGCCCGGCTTGCGGCGGGGTTTCGGCAGGCAGTGCCTTCCCGCCATACGCCCGCTCACAACTACGCAACCTCGCTTGCCTCCTTTGACGAGCAACTGCCGGCGGCCGGCTCTGACATGCTTGACGTTATCAGGCAGTTGGCAAATGACGCCGAACCTGGGCTGCATGCAACCACCGGCCCACGCTTCTTCGGCTGGGTCATCGGCGGCTCCCATCCCGTCGGCGTCGCAGCAGATTTTCTCACCAGCGCCTGGGGCCAGAATGCCGGAAACCATACCGCTGCCCCGGCCGCAGCCGCCGTCGAGACTGTCGCTGCGAGATGGCTTCTGGATCTTCTGAAGCTGCCGGCCGAATGCTCGGTCGGCTTCGTCACGGGCGCGACGGTCGCGAATTTCACCTGTCTTGCCGCCGCGCGCGGCGAGGTGCTGCACCAAGCCGGCTGGGATGCCGATGCCAACGGCCTGTTCGGGGCGCCCGAGATCACCGTGCTGATCGGTGACGACGCCCACACGACGGTGTTCTCCGCGCTGCAATTCCTGGGCCTCGGCCATGATCGCGTGCTGCGCGTGCGCACCGATCCGGTGGGACGGATAGACCCGGCCGCGCTGGCGGACGCGCTCGAGAGGGTATCCGGTCCGGCCATCGCCATTCTCCAGGCGGGGCAGATCAATACCGGCGCATTCGACAATTTCGCCGCCATTATTCCGCTGTTGAAGGCGAAGCGCGCCTGGGTGCATATCGACGGCGCCTTCGGCCTCTGGGCGCAGGCGTCGGTGAAGACCAGCCATCTCAGCCGCGGCATCGAAGCCGCCGACAGCTGGGCGACCGACGGTCACAAATGGCTGCAGACGCCCTATGATTGCGGCTATGCGATCGTCCGCAACGAAATCGCTCATCGCCGCGCCATGACGATCGCCGCAAGCTATCTGCCGCTCGCCGGCGAAGGTGAACGCGATCCTTCCCATTACGTGCCGGAGCTATCAAGGAGGGCGCGCGGCTTTGCCACCTGGGCGATGCTGAAACATCTCGGCCGCGACGGTGTGGCCGCCCTCATCGACCAGTGCTGCGCCTCGGCGCGGCTGGCAGCCGACCTGCTCGCCCGCGAACCCGGCATCGCCATTCTGAACGAGGTCACACTGAACCAGCTCGTCATCCGCTTCGGAGCCAGCCGCCCGGATGAAGAAGGCGATGCCCTCACCCGAAAGACGATCGAAAGGATCCAGGCGGACGGCCTGATCTTCGCTGGCGGCGCCAAATGGCACGGCCGCGACGTGCTGCGCCTCTCCGTCACCAATTTCCAGACGACATCGGATCAGGCGGAACTGGCGGTGGAGAGCATCATTGCCGCATTCAGGAGCGTCGACCGGGGGTGA
- a CDS encoding class I SAM-dependent methyltransferase, which yields MKASDVAAHWESNAETWTIYSRAGYDKYRDALNTPAFLEMLPPVAGLAGLDLGCGEGSNTRAVARLGARMTGLDIAPTFIRYARETEMQVPLGIDYILGDGQCIDFPEANFDFVTAFMSMMDMADQRQVLKGIHHVLKPGGFLQFSILHPCFMPPTRRNIRNEAGERVAVEIADYFDESDGQIERWIFSSIPQAEREMLTPFAIPRFHRTLSTWVSMIVDAGLTIEAFGEPTASPELAKAEPVVADTRIAPIFLHIRARKL from the coding sequence ATGAAAGCCAGCGACGTCGCCGCCCATTGGGAGAGCAATGCCGAGACCTGGACGATTTATAGCCGGGCCGGCTACGACAAATATCGCGACGCGCTAAATACGCCGGCCTTTCTCGAGATGCTGCCGCCGGTCGCTGGCCTTGCCGGGCTCGACCTCGGTTGCGGCGAAGGCTCGAATACCCGCGCCGTCGCCCGTCTCGGCGCCCGCATGACCGGCCTCGACATCGCGCCGACCTTCATTCGTTATGCCCGCGAGACCGAGATGCAGGTGCCGCTCGGCATCGATTACATCCTCGGCGACGGCCAATGCATTGATTTCCCGGAAGCGAATTTCGATTTCGTCACCGCCTTCATGTCGATGATGGACATGGCCGACCAGCGCCAGGTGCTGAAGGGCATCCACCACGTCCTGAAACCCGGCGGCTTCCTGCAATTTTCCATCCTTCATCCGTGTTTCATGCCGCCGACGCGCCGCAATATCCGCAACGAGGCCGGCGAGCGGGTTGCGGTAGAGATCGCCGACTATTTCGACGAGAGCGACGGCCAGATCGAGCGCTGGATCTTTTCCTCCATCCCCCAAGCGGAGCGGGAGATGCTGACGCCCTTTGCCATCCCGCGCTTTCACCGGACGCTGTCGACCTGGGTTTCGATGATCGTCGACGCGGGGCTGACGATAGAGGCCTTCGGTGAGCCGACCGCGTCTCCGGAGCTGGCAAAGGCCGAGCCTGTCGTCGCCGACACCCGCATCGCGCCAATCTTCCTGCATATCAGGGCGCGCAAACTCTAA
- a CDS encoding TIGR02594 family protein, translating into MKVILVIVLTVLAVPCEADMLGTASKYKSMHERSISFLSINPRKVSWCGAFLAFVAKRSSRQPPPNPNMAVSWRKFGKPVFFGAARRGDVVVIRTGRRFHVSLFDHIDQRRQYVYLFGGNQSNRVQLSRYRASSVVAVRR; encoded by the coding sequence ATGAAGGTTATTCTCGTCATCGTCCTCACGGTGCTTGCCGTGCCCTGTGAGGCGGACATGCTGGGCACGGCATCGAAGTACAAGAGCATGCACGAACGCTCTATCTCCTTCCTGAGCATCAATCCCCGCAAGGTATCGTGGTGCGGGGCCTTCCTGGCCTTTGTCGCCAAGCGATCTTCGCGACAGCCGCCGCCCAACCCCAACATGGCGGTGTCCTGGAGGAAGTTCGGCAAGCCGGTGTTCTTCGGCGCCGCCAGGCGAGGGGATGTCGTGGTGATCCGCACTGGCAGGCGCTTTCACGTCAGCCTTTTCGATCACATCGACCAACGCCGGCAATATGTCTACCTGTTCGGCGGCAATCAATCCAACCGGGTGCAACTCTCCAGGTATCGCGCTAGCTCAGTCGTGGCGGTGCGACGATGA
- a CDS encoding MFS transporter, which produces MKPHHRIFFIQFAVALSVGAFLSRLPDLQRKFSLAEGELGLLLAVLSLGVLCGLTFSARLIERLGARRTAFVTVFGASLFLALIPWMPSASLAVPLFFIAGIFTGAFEINANIETDRHEALLGYRIMSRAHGMWSLGFCLTALVAAVMRQAAVSIELHIFITLMIVLIAGSIVFSRIENAPKRRDAHPGHAPLVAFPTLGLLPLCLVGAAPLLAEGASVDWSAIYMRDVFAVEPFVGGLGVTIFSLLIAIGRLGMDPVVDRFNPRPVAITLLGITAIGVVMVATATHPFVALAGFGLTGVGCSSVYPLVISAAARRTDRPAPVSVAALGQTTFLVFFAGPPLLGFVAEHVGIRFSYWAVVPVLAAALLVTRALAADPAPTADQPEPVQPHG; this is translated from the coding sequence ATGAAGCCGCATCATCGCATTTTCTTCATTCAATTTGCCGTGGCCCTTTCCGTCGGTGCCTTTCTTTCGCGGCTGCCCGACCTTCAACGCAAATTCAGCCTTGCTGAAGGAGAACTCGGCCTTTTGCTCGCCGTCTTGTCCTTAGGGGTTCTCTGCGGGCTGACCTTCTCGGCGAGGTTGATCGAGAGGCTCGGTGCGCGCAGAACCGCCTTCGTCACTGTCTTCGGCGCCTCGCTGTTCTTGGCGCTGATCCCTTGGATGCCTTCCGCTTCGCTGGCGGTGCCGTTGTTCTTCATTGCCGGTATTTTCACCGGGGCATTCGAGATCAACGCCAATATCGAAACCGATCGCCATGAGGCGCTGCTCGGATACCGCATCATGAGCCGCGCTCACGGCATGTGGAGCCTCGGCTTCTGCCTCACCGCCCTTGTTGCCGCCGTCATGCGGCAGGCTGCCGTCTCCATCGAACTGCATATCTTCATCACCCTCATGATTGTCTTGATTGCCGGGTCGATTGTCTTCTCCAGGATCGAGAATGCCCCCAAGCGGCGCGACGCTCACCCCGGACATGCTCCGCTTGTCGCCTTTCCTACCCTCGGGCTGCTGCCCCTTTGCCTCGTCGGCGCAGCTCCGCTTCTGGCCGAAGGCGCAAGCGTCGATTGGTCGGCGATCTATATGCGGGACGTCTTTGCGGTCGAACCATTCGTCGGCGGGCTCGGCGTGACCATCTTCTCCCTGCTGATCGCCATCGGACGGCTCGGCATGGATCCCGTCGTCGACCGCTTCAATCCGCGCCCGGTGGCAATAACTCTTCTTGGCATCACGGCCATCGGTGTGGTGATGGTTGCGACGGCAACGCACCCTTTTGTCGCGCTCGCCGGCTTCGGCCTGACGGGGGTCGGCTGCTCCTCGGTCTATCCGCTTGTCATCTCGGCTGCGGCCCGACGCACGGATCGACCCGCGCCGGTCAGCGTTGCAGCACTCGGGCAGACGACGTTTCTCGTGTTTTTCGCCGGGCCGCCACTGCTCGGATTCGTTGCCGAACACGTCGGCATCCGTTTTTCCTACTGGGCGGTCGTCCCCGTTCTCGCCGCGGCGCTTCTGGTTACCAGGGCGCTTGCCGCCGATCCTGCTCCGACTGCAGATCAGCCCGAGCCGGTACAACCACACGGTTGA